One segment of Solanum lycopersicum chromosome 1, SLM_r2.1 DNA contains the following:
- the LOC101250048 gene encoding protein translocase subunit SECA1, chloroplastic, giving the protein MELVFSPPSVDWPATAGGRSSSLANRRSTANEKVRGLIGTRSWLRGGEESLRLLGLELKKTRRRRMMTPEASLGGLLGGIFKSSDSGESTRQMYAATVTLINGMESMVSSLSDSQLREKTAALQERARRGDSLDSLLPEAFAIVREASKRVLGLRPFDVQLIGGMVLHKGEIAEMRTGEGKTLVAILPAYLNALTGKGVHVVTVNDYLARRDCEWVGQVPRFLGLKVGLIQQNMTSEQRRENYMCDITYVTNSELGFDYLRDNLATSVDELVVRNFNYCVIDEVDSILIDEARTPLIISGPAEKPSDQYYKAAKVAAAFERAIHYTVDEKQKNVLLTEQGYADAEEILDVKDLYDPRQQWASYILNAIKAKELFLKDVNYIIRGKEVLIVDEFTGRVMQGRRWSDGLHQAVEAKEGLPIQNETVTLASISYQNFFLQFPKLCGMTGTAATESAEFESIYKLKVTMVPTNKPMIRKDDSDVVFRATSGKWRAVVVEISRMHKIGRPVLVGTTSVEQSDALSEQLREAGIPHEVLNAKPENVEREAEIVTQSGRLGAVTIATNMAGRGTDIILGGNAEFMARLKLREILMPRVVRPAGGVFVSVKKPPPKRTWKVSESLFPCTLSKEKTKLAEEAVEVAVKMWGPRSLTELEAEERLSYSCEKGPVQDEVIAKLRSAFLEIVGEYKVYTEEEKKEVISSGGLHVIGTERHESRRIDNQLRGRSGRQGDPGSSRFFLSLEDNIFRIFGGDRIQGMMRAFRVEDLPIESKMLTKALDEAQRKVENYFFDIRKQLFEYDEVLNSQRDRIYTERRRALEADDLQALLIEYAELTMNDILQANIGSDAPKESWDLEKLISKLQQYCYLLNDLTPDLLAANGSTYEELQQYLQLRGREAYLQKRDIVEKEAPGLMKEAEKFLILNNIDRLWKEHLQALKFVQQAVGLRGYAQRDPLIEYKLEGYNLFIEMMAQIRRNVIYAVYQFKPVMVKPQDQKKSDKVDKANTNGRGSNGATNPSPSAVSSQSSA; this is encoded by the exons ATGGAGTTGGTGTTTTCACCGCCGTCCGTTGACTGGCCGGCCACCGCCGGGGGGCGGTCCTCCTCCTTAGCTAACCGTCGTAGCACTGCCAATGAGAAGGTTCGAGGTTTAATTGGCACTCGCAGCTGGCTGCGAGGAGGAGAGGAATCCTTGAGGTTGCTTGGTCTTGAGCTGAAAAAAACCCGGAGGAGGAGAATGATGACTCCAGAGGCATCTTTGGGAGGGTTATTGGGAGGTATTTTTAAGTCTTCAGATTCTGGCGAGTCTACTAGGCAGATGTATGCCGCAACAGTCACACTTATCAATGGAATGGAATCAATGGTGTCTTCTTTATCTGACTCTCAATTAAGGGAGAAGACAGCTGCTCTGCAAGAGCGGGCTCGCCGTGGAGATTCCTTGGACTCCCTTTTACcg GAAGCATTTGCTATAGTCAGAGAGGCTTCAAAAAGGGTTCTGGGCCTTCGTCCTTTTGACGTGCAACTTATAG GTGGTATGGTTCTACATAAGGGAGAAATAGCTGAAATGAGGACTGGTGAAGGAAAGACTCTTGTTGCCATATTACCTGCTTATTTGAACGCGTTGACCGGAAAAGGAGTTCATGTGGTAACAGTCAATGACTACTTGGCACGCCGAGATTGTGAATGGGTTGGTCAAGTTCCCCGTTTTCTAGGGCTAAAAGTTGGCCTCATCCAAC AGAACATGACAAGTGAACAAAGGAGGGAGAATTACATGTGTGACATCACTTACGTGACTAATAGCGAGCTGGGTTTTGATTACCTGAGAGATAATCTTGCCACG AGTGTGGATGAGCTTGTCGTGAGAAATTTCAATTACTGTGTGATTGACGAGGTTGACTCTATTCTGATTGATGAAGCCAGGACTCCCCTAATCATATCTGGACCTGCTGAAAAACCTAGCGACCAGTATTATAAAGCTGCTAAGGTAGCAGCTGCCTTTGAGCGAGCTATTCATTATACG GTTGACGAGAAGCAAAAAAATGTCTTACTGACAGAGCAGGGTTATGCAGATGCTGAGGAAATTCTGGATGTGAAAGACTTGTATGATCCGCGACAACAATGGGCATCATATATTTTGAATGCAATAAAAGCCAAAGAACTTTTCCTTAAAGATGTGAATTACATCATTCGTGGGAAGGAGGTTCTTATAGTAGATGAGTTCACTGGCCGAGTCATGCAG GGGAGACGTTGGAGTGATGGACTTCACCAAGCAGTGGAAGCGAAGGAAGGCCTACCCATTCAAAATGAAACTGTAACCTTAGCATCAATTAGCTACCAAAACTTCTTTCTCCAG TTCCCGAAGCTTTGTGGCATGACTGGCACTGCTGCAACAGAAAGTGCAGAGTTTGAGAGCATTTACAAACTCAAAGTAACTATGGTGCCTACGAACAAGCCAATGATAAGAAAG GATGATTCCGATGTAGTCTTTCGTGCAACTTCTGGGAAATGGAGAGCAGTTGTTGTAGAGATTTCTAGAATGCATAAAATAGGGAGACCTGTACTGGTTGGTACAACCAGTGTTGAGCAGAGTGATGCACTGTCAGAGCAATTGCGTGAAGCTGGGATCCCCCATGAG GTTCTGAATGCTAAACCAGAAAATGTGGAAAGAGAAGCTGAGATTGTGACACAGAGTGGGCGTCTTGGTGCAGTTACAATTGCAACTAACATGGCAGGTCGTGGTACAGATATAATTCTTGGTGGTAATGCAGAATTCATGGCAAGACTGAAGTTGCGAGAAATATTAATGCCAAG AGTTGTCAGACCAGCTGGAGGAGTTTTTGTCTCTGTAAAGAAACCTCCTCCAAAGAGGACATGGAAG GTTAGTGAAAGTCTATTTCCATGCACACTATCCAAAGAAAAGACCAAGCTGGCTGAGGAAGCTGTAGAAGTTGCTGTCAAAATGTGGGGTCCGAGATCGTTGACAGAACTAGAAGCAGAGGAACGATTGTCTTATTCTTGTGAAAAG GGTCCTGTTCAAGATGAAGTAATTGCAAAGCTACGCAGTGCTTTTCTAGAAATTGTCGGAGAATATAAAGTCTACACTgaggaagaaaaaaaggag GTTATTTCATCTGGTGGCCTCCATGTGATCGGGACTGAACGACATGAGTCGCGGCGAATTGACAATCAG CTGCGTGGTCGCAGTGGTAGACAAGGAGATCCTGGAAGTTCCCGCTTCTTCCTTAGTCTTGAAGACAACATATTCCGTATATTTGGTGGGGATCGGATTCAG GGGATGATGAGAGCATTTAGAGTGGAGGACTTACCAATTGAATCGAAGATGTTGACAAAAGCGCTCGatgaagctcaacggaaagtagaaaattacttttttGACATCAGGAAGCAATTATTTGAATATGATGAGGTATTGAATAGCCAAAGAGACCGGATATACACCGAGAGAAGAAGGGCCCTAGAAGCGGATGACCTCCAAGCTCTCCTTATTGAATATGCTGAATTAACAATGAATGACATCTTGCAG GCAAATATTGGTTCTGATGCTCCAAAAGAAAGCTGGGATCTTGAGAAGCTTATTTCAAAGCTACAACA GTATTGCTATCTGCTGAATGATTTGACACCTGATTTGTTGGCGGCTAATGGTTCTACTTATGAGGAATTGCAGCAGTATCTTCAGCTACGTGGACGTGAAGCATATCTCCAGAAGAGG GATATTGTGGAGAAAGAAGCTCCAGGTTTGATGAAAGAAGCAGAGAAGTTTCTAATATTGAACAACATTGATCGCCTGTGGAAAGAACACTTGCAAGCACTCAAGTTTGTCCAGCAGGCTGTGGGTTTACGAGGGTACGCGCAAAGGGATCCACTAATAGAATACAAACTTGAAGGGTACAACCTTTTCATTGAGATGATGGCACAGATCAGGAGGAATGTCATATATGCTGTTTATCAG TTTAAACCAGTCATGGTGAAGCCGCAAGACCAAAAAAAGAGTGACAAAGTGGACAAAGCCAACACAAATGGGAGGGGTAGTAATGGTGCTACCAATCCATCACCATCTGCTGTTAGCTCACAGTCTAGCGCCTAA
- the LOC101250628 gene encoding protein transport protein SEC23 A: protein MAKRPESSVGYSVTIPTPQQGTQSPRPDTVFSPPPFPSSSAGPIFPPPIVQPNQIPSPSIKTPNLPSPANGVRTGSPAPHLSTPPGPPVFSSPLQPAAVPFRTSPATPQPIAYSSASSLPTSSPPQFSNGSVELHHQISDVTEDWTPAAESPNVLFSAHKVLKQKKLANIPSLGFGALVSSGREMSPGPQMIQRDPHRCHNCGAYANLYCNILPGSGQWQCVICRNLNGSEGDYIASNKEELRNVPELSLPSVDYVQTGNKRPGFFPVSDSRVSAPVVLVIDECLDEPHLQHFQSSLHAFVDSLPPTTRLGIVTYGSTVSVYDFSEESIASADVLPGNKSPDQESLKALIYGTGIYLSPMHASLPVAHSIFSSLRPYKLDIPEASRDRCLGTAVEVASAIIQGPSAEMSQGVVKRPGGNSRIIVCAGGPNTCGPGSVPHSFSHPNYAHMEKIALKWMETLGREAFRKNTVIDILCAGTCPVRVPVLQPLAKASGGVLILHDDFGEAFGVNLQRASGRAAGSHGLLEVRCSEDIFVSQVIGPGEEAHVDSNEVFKNDDALVIQMLSIEETQSFALSMETKRDIKRDFVYFQFAFKFSDVYQSDITRVISVRLPTVDSVSSYLQSIQDEVAAVLIAKRTLLRAKNANDALDMRATIDERIKDITSKFGSQMPKSKLYQFPRELLLLPEVLFHLRRGPLLGSILGHEDERSVLRNLFLNAAFDLSLRMVAPRCLMHRQGGTFEELPAYNLAMQSDAAVVLDHGTDVFIWLGAELDAQEGKGAAALAACRTLAEELTEMRFPAPRILAFKEGSSQARYFVSRLIPAHKDPPYEQEARFPQLRTLTAEQRTKLKSSFLYFDDPSFCEWMRSLKVLPPEPS from the exons ATGGCGAAGCGACCTGAATCATCAGTTGGATACTCTGTTACTATTCCAACCCCTCAGCAAGGGACTCAGTCACCTAGACCTGACACTGTTTTTAGTCCTCCTCCTTTCCCATCATCCTCAGCAGGTCCTATATTTCCTCCACCAATTGTTCAACCAAACCAGATTCCTTCGCCGTCTATCAAGACTCCCAATTTACCATCACCTGCTAATGGAGTTAGAACTGGAAGCCCTGCTCCTCATCTAAGCACCCCACCTGGTCCTCCTGTGTTTTCGTCGCCACTACAACCAGCTGCTGTGCCATTCAGAACTTCTCCAGCCACCCCTCAGCCTATTGCGTATTCCTCTGCTTCATCTCTGCCCACATCATCACCTCCCCAGTTTTCAAATGGGTCTGTTGAGCTGCATCACCAAATTTCTGATGTTACTGAAGATTGGACACCTGCTGCAGAATCTCCAAATGTTCTATTCTCGGCTCACAAG GTGTTGAAGCAGAAAAAACTTGCAAATATTCCAAGTCTAGGATTTGGTGCATTAGTTTCCTCCGGAAGGGAGATGTCACCTGGTCCGCAAATGATACAACGCGATCCCCATCGTTGCCATAATTGTGGCGCATATGCAAATCTTTATTGCAACATTTTACCTGGCTCAGGTCAGTGGCAGTGTGTGATATGTCGTAACCTCAATGGAAGTGAAGGGGACTATATAGCTTCCAACAAGGAAGAACTGCGCAATGTGCCAGAACTATCATTACCTTCAGTTGATTATGTCCAAACAGGGAACAAGAGGCCTGGTTTCTTTCCAGTGTCCGATTCCAGAGTGTCGGCACCAGTTGTTCTTGTAATAGACGAGTGCTTAGATGAACCTCATCTCCAGCATTTTCAGAGCTCCTTGCATGCATTTGTGGATTCTTTGCCTCCAACAACAAGACTGGGGATTGTCACATATGGCAGCACGGTCTCTGTGTATGATTTTTCTGAAGAATCGATTGCATCAGCTGATGTATTACCTGGTAACAAATCACCAGACCAAGAGTCTTTGAAGGCATTGATTTATGGGACCGGGATATACTTGTCTCCTATGCACGCATCTCTTCCTGTTGCACACTCAATATTCTCATCATTGAGGCCATACAAACTGGATATTCCAGAAGCTTCTAGAGATCGTTGCTTGGGTACAGCAGTTGAAGTTGCTTCGGCAATTATTCAAGGTCCATCGGCTGAAATGTCACAGGGTGTTGTTAAAAGGCCTGGTGGGAACAGCAGAATTATTGTTTGTGCTGGTGGACCAAATACATGTGGCCCTGGATCGGTTCCTCATTCTTTCTCACATCCAAACTATGCTCATATGGAGAAAATTGCATTGAAGTGGATGGAAACCCTAGGTCGTGAGGCATTCAGGAAAAACACAGTTATTGACATATTATGTGCAGGCACATGTCCAGTAAGAGTGCCTGTCCTGCAACCTCTTGCCAAAGCCTCGGGGGGTGTACTTATTCTCCACGATGATTTTGGAGAGGCTTTTGGTGTAAACTTGCAGAGAGCATCTGGGAGGGCTGCAGGTTCACATGGTTTACTTGAGGTCCGCTGTTCTGAGGATATTTTTGTTAGTCAAGTTATAGGCCCTGGTGAAGAGGCGCATGTGGACAGCAACGAAGTGTTTAAAAATGATGATGCTCTTGTCATTCAAATGCTAAGCATCGAAGAAACACAAAGTTTTGCATTATCAATGGAAACCAAGAGAGACATTAAGCGTGATTTTGTGTATTTCCAGTTTGCATTTAAGTTTTCTGATGTCTACCAATCGGATATCACCAGAGTCATCTCTGTTCGGTTGCCTACTGTGGACAGTGTTTCATCATATCTTCAAAGTATTCAAGATGAAGTGGCTGCTGTTCTCATTGCCAAAAGGACACTTTTGAGAGCCAAGAATGCCAATGATGCACTTGATATGCGAGCCACGATTGATGAAAGAATCAAAGATATAACAAGCAAGTTTGGTTCTCAAATGCCCAAATCAAAGCTCTATCAGTTCCCGAGGGAGCTCTTGTTGTTGCCCGAAGTCTTATTCCATCTTAGAAGGGGGCCACTTCTAGGAAGCATTCTTGGTCATGAAGACGAGAGATCTGTGCTGCGGAACTTGTTTCTGAATGCAGCATTTGATTTGTCCCTCCGAATGGTGGCTCCTCGCTGTctgatgcatagacaaggtggCACTTTTGAGGAACTACCTGCTTATAACCTTGCTATGCAATCTGATGCAGCGGTTGTTCTTGATCATGGCACTGATGTCTTCATTTGGTTG GGCGCGGAACTTGACGCTCAGGAGGGAAAAGGTGCAGCAGCATTGGCAGCTTGCAGAACTTTAGCTGAAGAGCTCACGGAAATGCGGTTTCCAGCTCCTCGTATTCTTGCATTCAAG GAAGGAAGTTCTCAGGCTCGATATTTTGTTTCCCGGCTGATACCGGCACACAAGGACCCTCCTTATGAACAG GAAGCAAGATTCCCACAGCTTCGTACTTTGACTGCAGAACAGAGAACGAAGTTGAAAAGCAGCTTCCTTTACTTTGACGATCCCAGTTTCTGTGAATGGATGCGGAGTTTGAAAGTTTTGCCACCTGAACCAAGTTAA